The sequence below is a genomic window from Rhinopithecus roxellana isolate Shanxi Qingling chromosome 19, ASM756505v1, whole genome shotgun sequence.
AACAGCCACCTTTGATCCAGATGTGGAAGCTCTGTGGAATGTCCACCCTGCTAACGTTTCCTGCCGATCCAGTGGGAATCGAGAGGAGGATGCGACCCTCCTTCAGGATCACACCGAGGTCTTCACTGTAAAATATGCTAGCACTGCAGTTCTCAAACGAAAGCAGATAATGAACGAGACTCTGCTTTATTACCAGACAGACAGACAGCTCTCCAGGCATGTTATTAACTAAAATGGAAACACGTCTCCCCAGGAGAGGAAGATGCCCGGCACTTCTTTTTCACCTCCAGAGAAAAACTGCACCTCTAAATGCAAATCCAAATGACTATCAACAGCTAGAGTTCTGGGTTACACTGTTTGGGCAACAACATACTCTTCTGGGAATATTTAACACCAGCAGTTGCCAGAGTACAAAGTCGGGCTGGTAGAAACTGACCAGAGACAATTTAAACGCTGTGCCCACAGACAGATGTGACAGCCTGAGGTACTGGCCGTCGGGTTTGGTTTCTTCACCCTTATAAACCTCACTTAAGCAGGACACAGAACTCACAGGCTGACATCATCATTTGAAAGCTTACCAAAGCAACAATTTTATCCCACTTACTCCTCTGACACTATTGTAGTTTTATAGATCAGGTGAACTCCGCCCGGCTTACACCGAAGCAGCTGTGCTCCCTGTTTTAATTAGCAAATTGTGCAAGCCTGAGAGGTCAGTTTATCCAAGGCCTGAGAGGTCAGTCTATCCAATGTCTGAGAGGTCAGTTTATCCAGGTTTTACTAAAACTACTGCCCGAGACTCCATGTTTACACAAATTTCCTTCAAGCAATTCAACCCCAAAATTCTCTCACTCACCAGGGGCTTCCTCCCTGCCACACCTGCTTACGTCAACAAGAACAAAAGGGCAAATCGTTCAAAACTTCAGATAATAACATCTGACTAGAAAAGAGACATATTAATATAAAAGCAATTATTTCCCTAATTACTATTTTGGCTAACAGCAGAGCTTACACGTAACTTGCCTGCTGTAAAGCTTTTGAGAAAATCTAACCAACACgggttattcatttatttgcctGAGAGTATCAGCAATGTGAAATAATGCTGCTTCGAAAACTCAAGTCCTCACTTTCTTAGATCCTGAGGGAGTCACCTGCCCCTCTGAGGGCTTATGTTTCAGGTGCTAGAGGCGACGTTTCGGTATCGCGAGGACGTAGCTCTCACTTGATGAACGTTTTGCAACTGTCATCGTTTTGATCATGATGCTTCCAGCTAGTGATGAAATCATCAGTTTTCAGATCCCTGCCATAACATATCCTATACAATCATGGGAACCTGACTTGCAGAGGTTCTCACGCCTTCAGAACCAGGGAGCGCGGCGAGGCGTGCCGGCACAGGCCCCACTGACTGATCTGGCTGGCCCAGCGTTTGGCTGGAACCAGGCACCGGCTTCTCCACTTCctgaagggaggcagggaaactGCTTTCATCACCCAGGGCAGGTCTGCCCCACTCGGTAGGGACTGAGCCCATAAAGAAGTATTTCACGTTCTTTTTTCTAATGGGGGAAAttagaaagacaaagacaaaactaTCATTACATGTTTCATTTGCTTGGCTTTGACCCGGTTCATTGTAGCTTCTGTGGCAGCCCACGGTGGGAGAGGGGTGCTGAGCGCGGGGTCTGAGCCCCAGGGTGTCACCCGACACCCTCCCTGGTTGTGGGGTAACAAACATCTTGTCCTCATCCAAACACGTACCTCACTGTCCCTGCTACACAGAAACTCATCACAGAGAAGGCGACAGGTCAGCAGAACCCCTCTTTTCTACCCAAACCACTTCTTAGTAAATAAATGtcttaaagaacttaaagtatgtTAATAGAGGCAGTTTGTAGGGGGAAGGGTGGTTCTTTGGGTTtttaagaaatatgaataaatgagctgggcgcggtggctcacacctgtaatcccagtactttgggaagctgacgcgggcagatcgcctgaggtcaggagttcgagaccagcctggtcaacatagtgaaaccccatctctactaaaattacaagaaattagctgggcgtggtggtgggcacctgtaatcccagctactagggaggctgaggcaggagaattgcttgaacccgggaggcggaggctgcggtgagccgagatcgcaccactgcactccagcctaggcaacaagagcgaaactccgtctcaaaaaaaaaaaaaaaaaaaaaagaaagaaagaaatatgaataaatgagtaGAGAAaccagtttgctgagaataaaatCAGAGCACTTCCCCAAAGTTCGGAGCAGCCATATGAAAGCCCAGCCTCCACCCCTGGCCTCTGGCGTGTGGGAGGAAGGACACCGGGTGCAGGGAGGAGGCCTTGCTTCAGGGACAGCTGCCTCCTAGGCTCCACACACACCACTCTACTTTCAAGGGGCAGCTTCTCACTCGACTTTTAGCCACCCTGATGTCTACACATAAAACCTCACAGACTCAAGAATGGGCACATCTGcccattccttaaaaaaaaaaaaactgcagttgAAACAGTTTTCTTAAGTCATTTCCATTTAGcctttttttgaggcaaggtctcactctgctgcccaggctggagtgtggtggcaggatgacagctccctgcagcctcaatctcctgggctcaagggatcctctcacctcggcctcccaaagttacaggcatgagccactgcccccagccctccATTTAActttacttttatgtattttttttttaattatactttaagttttgggacacaagtgcagaatgtgtaggttacataggtaaacgtgtgccatggtggtttgctgcacccatcaacccatcatctaggttttaagccctgcatgcattagctatttgtcttaatgctctccctccccccgacccccacccccagacaggccctggtgtgtaatgttcccctccctgtgtccatgtgttctcgctgttcagctcccacttacgagtgagaacacgcgtttggttttctgttcctgcgttcgTTTGCTGAgggtgatggtttccagctctatccacatccctgcaaaggacatgatctcattcctttctatggctgcacagtattccatggtgtatatgtgccacattttctttatccagtctatcattgataggcatttgggtcatctaactttatttttaagctgtttgaaaatatttagatGCTAAAAGAccttttcctttttacatttttaatacgAATTAAAGTGTTCAGCCTTGATCCACTATACCTCCACCCCATCTCCCACTCATGCTGTCTCCCAGGCACAGTTGCTGCTTGAGTCGCTCCAGGCCCAGCTGCCACGTGGAGAGCCCCAGACTCTCAAAGCCTTtgttctgggccgggcgtggtggctcacgcctgtaatcccagcactttgggagactgaggcgggtggatcacctgaggtcaggagctcaggaccagcctggccaacatggtgaaaccccgtctccactaaaaatacaaaaaaaaattagccaggagtgttggtgggcgcctataatcccagctactcgggaggctgaggcaggagaatcgcttgaatctgggaggcagaggttgcagtgagctgagattgcgccactgcactccagcctgggcgacaagagagaaactctgtctcaaaaaaaaaaaaaaaaaaacaaatagccttTGCTCTCAGCCTTGGGTTAGGAGGCAGGTGAGAGCCCCAGTGGTGTGCAGTGCAGCCTCTGAAGGAAACCTGGGGCTGGTAAGAGGGACACAGAGAACCTGTGGAAGAATCCAAAAGAGCAGGCCAGCCCTGACATCACAGCGCAGCCCCTGGTGGGTCCCGGGACCTGAGCAGCTGTGGCCCAAGGGCTGAACCCACTCCCTAAAGGTGAAGGGCCAGGACAGCTTCCTCCCACGGCCCAACCATCTCTAAAGCAGACGCCACTCACTCCAGTCTCCTCTCGGGCATCTCGGGCACGAGTGTGGCAAAGCTTTAGCTCTTCCATCTGGAGGTGCACCTGGATGGGCAGGTGCCGCTGGCCATGCCTCCTGGCCAGCAGGAACGGGGTGACCGTGGAAGCATGCCTCACAATGCTGCTGTCACTCACAGGATGTACAAATTCACCTCAACAGTATTTCCACCATTTAAGTCAACATAAATAGAGCATTTGTATTCATATCTGAGACAACATAAATGCTACTTAATGATAAAGCTGACTTTAGAAGCAGTAGGGTGGAGTCTTGTGTTTGaatgttcttcatttttaaataagcacACTAGGAACACACCAACAACGTGGCTGAAGAGGGCAGAAACTGCCTCGAGTGTTTAGGGATTGGCCGCACGGGAGGCAGGGAGCATCCATGGTCTTGGGCTCTGCAGACCGACAGCAGGGGCGCGCTGTACTTGGGCGAGCTCCAGGCCAGCAGGTATGACCAAGTAGACGGTGGCCAGCCCATGCTCTGTGTAAAAGTGAGGGGTCACTCTGCAACTGTGGGGTACACGTTAAGGGGAAACGGCCACAAACCCCTTTGCATTTCAGGTGAGAGTGCGGCCAACCACACACCCACTGTTTCAAGCGTGTAACCCTCCAAGCAGAGTCAGGCAGCACTGGGACAGGACTCTGTCCAGACCCTGGGAGGGGGCTCGGCGTCCTTAGCCCCCAGCAGGGTGCTTTCAAGGAAAGGTCCAGGTCACAGGATAAAAGTTCCCAAAACTCAAAGGCTTACAGGCATTCTCAGAACAGACACTCAACGCACCACACACCACACTCCACCTCTAGGCCCCAAGGTGACTCTTTCAGATCAgactcagaaaacagaaaacatggtGGGGAGTTAGCAGCCAGGTTACCAAGGGCAGGGCTGCTTCTGTGACCTCAGGAGCAGGCGGTTTCAGCCCTTCCGGGGCTCCGCTTCAGGGATCCTGCGGCGGTGTGGCAAGCTGAGGCCAGCTTCTCCCCGACCCCTCACTCGCTGTCTTGACACCAAGACTCTGCTCTTTGTTGCAGCTCCTGGCTGCCAGATGACGGAGGCTCTCGCCAGACCCTCAGCACACAGACCTGGCTTCCGGTAGAAGCGCTCAGGAAAGAGGCAAAGCGGGAGGTTCCCCTTCAGAAACCACGAGGTGCACGAGGCGTCGACGGTGATCACACCACCTGGACGGCCAGAGTCCGAGGCGTAAGAAGGAAAATGAGTCTTCTCAAAGAGCGGAAGCCAAAAAAGCCGCATTACATCCCCAGGCCTCCGGGAAAGCCCTTCAAGTATAAATGTTTCCAATGTCCCTTTACTTGCAATGAGAAGTCCCATCTTTTTAATCACATGAAGTATGGTCTTTGTAAAAACTCGATTACTTTAGTATCCGAGCAGGATCGAGTTCCCAAGTGCTCTAAATCTAACTCGCTAGACCCTAAGCAAACCAACCAGCCCGATGCCACGGCCAAGCCAGCCTCTTCCAAGACTGTCACAAATGGAGTCTCCACCTTTGACTCAAAGCTTCAGCACAGCTCTGCCAGGGAAGACATCAAGGAGAACCTGGAGCTGCAAGCCCGGGGAAGCCACAGGTGCCCAGGACAGAAGCCAGCCCTCCACAGGGCATCAGCCTGCGAGAGCCCAGCTCCAGAAGCCGCCCTCGGTGCCCAGCCTGCTCTGGAAGGCGCAGCTCGGCCTTCTGCATTTGTTCCAGTCGGCGAGCACAGACTTAAGGGGCCAGACAGCGCTGAGGCGCCTGAGACACTGGCTTTACCCAACCCCACTGCCAAGGCCGCCTCCTTCCACACCAAGTCGGCCTTCCACGCTCCTGGCTACCCCTGGAAAGCTGGCTCACCTTTCCTCCCACCAGAGTTTCCACATAAAATCTCATCTACAAAGGGGCTTGGGGCCATTTCCCCTTACATGCACCCCACAATCCCAGAGTACCCGCCTCACTTTTACACAGAGCACGGGCTGGCCACCATCTACTCGCCTTACCTGCTGGCTGGGAGCTCGCCGGAGTGCGACGCGCCCCTGCTGTCAGTCTACGGAGCCCAAGATCCAAGACACTTTCTGCCTCACCCGGGGCCGATCCCTAAGCACCTGACTCCATCTCCAGCCACATATGATCATTACAGGTTTTTCCAACAATATCCCTCTAATCTGCCGATTCCTTATGGATTTTACAGGCCAGAGTCTGCGTTTTCCTCCTACGGTCTCAGACTCCCACCTGTCACTGGCCTCACCCGAGATCAGAGCTCTCACCTGCTTGAAGAAGCCACCCTGGTCTACCCAGCCTCAAGTCCTTCCAGGTTAAACCCTTCAGACCCCAACAGAAAACACATCGAGTTCGAAAGTCCAATTCCTGAGGCTAAAGACTCCTCCAAGGCTGGGCAGAGAGACACGGAAGGGTCCAAAATGAGCCCCCGCGCAGGGAGCGCAGCCACAGGCTCCCCGGGGAGGCCAAGCCCCACCAACTTCACACAGACGAGCCAGACCTGCGAAGGCCTGTGCGACCTCTCCAACAAGGCGGCCTCCAGTGCGCTGGGAAGACTCTACCAGCCGGAGCAAAGCCTCACAGCCTTCAAGCCTGTTAAGAAAATCACAGGATGCCTACCTGCCCAGGCTCCTGAGACCAGAGCAGAGTCTCCAATAAGgtaagaaaatgtcattttcaaaACCTCCAAGGGAATGTTTCTGGTTGGGTTCCATGAGCCAAGTTTATACTTGTTCAAACTGCTTCACGCAGTTGCTTTTCTAAGCAAGCTCCTACTAAGCTTTCTCTTGGCTTCTTCTAGCCTCAATGTTGTGAACGGAGACCCCCCCGCTCCGGCTGGAAGCACCTCTCTCGTCTTGGAGGCCGTGCCTTCCAGTCCGGAGGACAGCTCTAGGATGGGTCCCCTCAACCTCtccaagaaatcagagataaacCCGGCAGCCACCCACGAACCCACGTACCAAGGCAGCCCCCAGGCGGAAACCGCCAGCTTCTCAGAGCTGCAGGACCTTCCCCTCAATCTCTCGGTGAAGGACCCCTGCAACGCCCAGGCTCTGAGGCCTGCCTTCCCCAGTCAACCACGAGCTGCAgaacctgctgctgctgctgctccacaGAAGACTGGGACAGAAGGTTCTGAGGATGTGCCCAGCCACCCTGAGACCAAGCCAGGCAGCCTCGACGGTGACGGGGCCCCACCCACAGGCCCCGGCGAGGAGGCTCCAGACGCACGTGCAGTGGACAGCAGCGAGGAGCAGAAGCAGACGGCAGCCGTGGCCCTGTGCCAGCTGGCAGCCTACAGCCCCAGGAACATCCGGGTGGGCGATGGGGATGCTGCAGTCCCGGAACCTGTCTGCCAGCAAGACACACCCACACTCAGCTCCACGGAGAGCCAGGAGGCCCAGGGTGACCTCAGACCCAAAGGACAAAAGAGGACAAGTCAAAGGGATGCTGGAAAATCCCAGCAAGGAGCTAAGAAGGCGAAGCTGCAAGACACGGCCAGAGTGTTCACACTACGAAGGAGGGCCCGGGTATCCTAACGCCGGGTTCACGCGTGTGCTCACAGAGCTACGGCCACACACACGCCTCCCGAGGCAGCGAGCTACGCCACCTCTGAACTGGCACTTCTCTTTTACAAATGCAGcttcttctcaaaaacaaacaaacaaaaacctccaattcagtttttataaatattaagcaTGAATATTAAAAGGTGCTTCTACTTTTGGTTGTAAAAACATCTGAATGACTCTAAGACTGATATTTTGAAGTCTAAGCCGTCTTACAGAAgatcttttataaatgtttgcttATAAATATCTCACCACTACAACAAATTGTTTTAACTGTTTTTCTATTAGCTGTAGCTGCATATATGAAGTAAACGACAATCACtgaaaaaatgtcagaaaaaacattttcagtaCTAGCATTAAAGTGccatatgtaaaaaagaaaaacgtgATGTTATAACTAAATAACACACAAACATCGAGAGGctatttatacaaataatttatttccgCTAAGTAAAGTGCATTACTGGTGAAGGTATTATCAATTTATTCTACTTGCTTATAATGCTACAGTGAGTGTTCTGCCTTACTCTGCCTCACTTTCCATTCCCCAAAATGATGTGTATGTTGCTAATTTTCCAATAAACTCATATGAACCATAAGGAAACACAAAATGAAGATGAATGTCAATCTATGTTATCCTTTAGAACATTTTGCCATAACACTCAATGAAAAAGAGCTGATTGCTGAGGCAATTAACCTGTGAACGGGTGCGTGTATGCACATTCAATTGTGTGGGTGTGCGCGTGTGCTGtctgtggggggtgtgtgtgcacattcGCCCATGTGGGTGTGCACTGCTGCGGGTGTGTGGGTGTCTGCTTGTGCATGTCTACAGATGCATGTGCACATTTGATCATGTGGATGTGTGCGAGTGCACGTCTGCAGGTGTGCGCGCTTATGCATCTCtgcgggtgtgtgtgtgcattctaCTGTGTGGGTATGCGGGTGTGCACGTGCGCAtatctgtgggtgtgtgtgcgcaTTTGattgtgtgggtgtgcatgtgtgctaTCTGTAGGGGGGCACATTCAACTGTGTGGGTGTGCATCTCTGGGTGTGGGCACATTTGATTGGGTATGTGTGCATATCTGTGGGGGGTATGCATTCAGTTGTGTGGGTGTGCACGTGCACTATCTGTGGGTGTGTGCTCATTCGatcctgtgtgtgtgcgtgtatgcatATCTGCAGGGGTGTGTACACACGTGATCGTGTGGGTGTGCACGTGTGCATATCCATGGGGGTGTGCACACTCGATTGTGcaggtgtgcatgtgtacataccTGCGGGTGTGTACACATTTGTGttagtgtgcatgtgtgcatatgtaggGGGGTGTGCACATTTGTGTGGGTGTGTACGCATGCCATCTGTGGATGTGTGCACTTTCGATCCTGTGGGCGTGCACATGTGCATATCTGTGTGGAGGGGGTGCATATCTGATTAGATGTGTGCGTGTGCATCTCTGTGGTTGCATGAACATTCGATCACGTGTGCACGTGCATACATGTGGGGGTGTGTGCACACTAGATtctgtgggtgtgcatgtgtacatatcTGCGGGGGTGTGTGCACATTCGATTATGTGGGTGTGCACGTGTGCATATCTGTGGGGGTGTGTGCATTCGATTGTGTGGGTGTGCGCATGTGCATATCTGTGAGTGTATGCACATTCAATCGTGTACATGTCCACGTGTACATATCTGCgggtgtgtgcatttgtgtgggTGTGCATATCTGTGAGTGTATGCACATTCAATCCTGTGGGTGTCCACATGCTCATATCTGTGGGGGGGTGTGCATTCGATTCTGTGGGTGTGCACGTGTGCCTGTGGGGGTGTGTACATTCAATTGTGTGGGTGTGCACATGTGCGTATCTGTGGGGGGCGCATTCAATCGTGTGGGTGTCCACATGTGCATatctgcaggtgtgtgtgtgcattcgattgtgtgggtgtgtgcatgtgtgtatctgtgaGTGTATGCACATTCAATCATGTGGGTGTCCACGTGTGCATATCTGCGGGTGTTCCTGTGCATTCGATTGTGTGGGTGTGCACATGTATCTGTGGGTGTACGCACATTCGATTGTGTGGGTGTGCACGTGTGCATATCTGTGGGAGTGAGTATGCGCATTCAACTGGGTGTGCACATGTCAACGTGCATGTGTCAGTGTAGGTGTACACATGTATGCACTTCTGCATCTGTGCATAAATGTGTGagcgtgcatgtgtgcacatgggtTTAAATCTGTGGTCAAGTACAGGCAAGTGCGAAGCACACCTTGGGTTATTCAAAGGCCATCCACAGGGTCCTCAGGCTTCAGAGTCCTTTAGGAGTGTGCGCTTCCGGAGCCTCAGCCCCTAAGGCTCTGGTTTTGAAAGGGTTATCTCCATCCCCATGTCCCCTCTCACAACAGCCCTTTCTCTCACTTTTCAAGAAAGGCAGCCTCTCACCCAACACACTGGAAACCATGCAGTGGGTGCTACAATAGGAACGGCTCCAGTGCCTGGGAAATGCTGCCCAATGCAGGCGGCTGTCAACGCATCACTTCCCAGGACTGAGGCCACCCTACTGAAGCTGCTTGGTGATGGAGCACAGAGGTCAGGCGTGAGCTTGGAAAAAGTTGAAACACCAGCATTGCTAAAGCAAAATTTCTGCCATTCCTAGCTACTTACATGAATAAGACTTCTTAGCActtaaaactaaaagtaaaaataggggctgggtgtggtggctcacacctgtaatcccagcacattgagaggccaaaacggatggattgcttgaggtcaggagtttgagaccagcctgggcaacgtctttactaaaaataattggccagttgtggtggcacatgcctgtgttcccagcaattcgggaggc
It includes:
- the ZNF750 gene encoding zinc finger protein 750, which gives rise to MSLLKERKPKKPHYIPRPPGKPFKYKCFQCPFTCNEKSHLFNHMKYGLCKNSITLVSEQDRVPKCSKSNSLDPKQTNQPDATAKPASSKTVTNGVSTFDSKLQHSSAREDIKENLELQARGSHRCPGQKPALHRASACESPAPEAALGAQPALEGAARPSAFVPVGEHRLKGPDSAEAPETLALPNPTAKAASFHTKSAFHAPGYPWKAGSPFLPPEFPHKISSTKGLGAISPYMHPTIPEYPPHFYTEHGLATIYSPYLLAGSSPECDAPLLSVYGAQDPRHFLPHPGPIPKHLTPSPATYDHYRFFQQYPSNLPIPYGFYRPESAFSSYGLRLPPVTGLTRDQSSHLLEEATLVYPASSPSRLNPSDPNRKHIEFESPIPEAKDSSKAGQRDTEGSKMSPRAGSAATGSPGRPSPTNFTQTSQTCEGLCDLSNKAASSALGRLYQPEQSLTAFKPVKKITGCLPAQAPETRAESPISLNVVNGDPPAPAGSTSLVLEAVPSSPEDSSRMGPLNLSKKSEINPAATHEPTYQGSPQAETASFSELQDLPLNLSVKDPCNAQALRPAFPSQPRAAEPAAAAAPQKTGTEGSEDVPSHPETKPGSLDGDGAPPTGPGEEAPDARAVDSSEEQKQTAAVALCQLAAYSPRNIRVGDGDAAVPEPVCQQDTPTLSSTESQEAQGDLRPKGQKRTSQRDAGKSQQGAKKAKLQDTARVFTLRRRARVS